A region from the Cydia fagiglandana chromosome 23, ilCydFagi1.1, whole genome shotgun sequence genome encodes:
- the LOC134675942 gene encoding uncharacterized protein LOC134675942, which translates to MVYPVVLKFVKMLESTCPVLLKLLCLSLLVCSVQGLQLDSQASTRRPRVTKYSRTTVAPGGTTEAVTERSLSTATYRLQGSGGETCILLTVDALIDISYLTKLNERADANTFVPNNANVGGVCKEGDAEQLVISFKEFTLEFSFAKTPGGERWYSGNIKLSYNSSARILEHAAKQGRRVVLTTDSRNLLFPTPVGKSFFCPEETVIDLNEDETSPAIAHKAKLYLRQMRLQAFMFKRDGEFGPPWHCSDSARARSETAPVAVGAALAIATAGTLVCYAIWRYLKVKKVQYDTME; encoded by the exons CGCTGCTGGTGTGCTCGGTGCAAGGCCTGCAGCTGGACAGCCAGGCCTCCACACGAAGGCCGAGGGTCACGAAATACAGCAGAACGACCGTCGCTCCAGGGGGCACAACG GAGGCGGTGACAGAACGGAGTTTATCAACGGCGACTTACCGCCTGCAGGGCAGCGGCGGGGAGACATGCATCCTGCTCACAGTAGACGCACTTATAGATATCTCTTATCTTACCAAGCTGAACGAGCGAGCG GACGCGAACACATTCGTGCCGAACAACGCGAATGTGGGGGGTGTGTGCAAGGAGGGGGATGCCGAGCAGCTCGTCATCTCCTTTAAGGAATTCACACTCGAATTCTCGTTCGCTAAG ACACCAGGCGGTGAGCGATGGTATTCCGGCAACATCAAACTGAGCTACAACTCCAGCGCCAGAATCTTGGAGCACGCTGCCAAGCAAGGACGTAGGGTAGTTCTGACAACCGACTCTCGAAATCTTCTGTTTCCTACTCCGGTCGGCAAATCGTTCTTCTGTCCTGAGGAGACAGTAATAGACCTCAATGAGGATGAGACTAG tCCAGCCATCGCTCACAAGGCCAAGCTGTACCTCCGCCAAATGCGTCTCCAAGCCTTCATGTTCAAACGCGATGGTGAATTCGGTCCCCCCTGGCACTGTTCCGACTCCGCCCGAGCGCGTTCCGAGACTGCCCCTGTCGCCGTCGGCGCTGCGCTCGCGATAGCCACCGCTGGTACTCTGGTCTGTTACGCCATCTGGCGCTATTTGAAGGTCAAGAAGGTACAATATGACACGATGGAGTGA